The nucleotide sequence AAATATTAAACTAATTTACTTACTGAAAAATGTAGTGGAACAGAAACTGACAAACAGATATGATTCTTCGGAATATGACCTTTCAATATCTCTACATCATAATGCTTACGCATTTATCTTATTGCCCGAAGGAGACAATGATGATTGCCATTTGAATTTTGAGTACAAGATCATTTTGATATTTTTATACTCATAGGTTTTTTAATTCCTTTATAATAAGTTTACTAAGTTTTGAAGACTATATCTGTCAAAGGATTTTGGGTGTTAAAAAACTGCAAAAAAAATAGTTTATTACTTACTTTAGGTATTTTTAAAAAATTAACCACGTATCACTTAAGGAAATTTGAGCCCCCTTAATTTTAATTAAAATGTTAAAAAAAGCAGTTTTAATAATAGACTTTTGATTAGCACACTTATTTGTAGGATTAATAAGCTTTCATCTATAATGATAGATATATAAAAAGATGAACGCCATTTTGAAAAACAAAAAAATAAAATTTAAATTATTTAAAGAAATAATAAATCAGACAAAACAGAAAGATCTAAATTTGTAGATGTTCCTAAACAACATCATCAAATTATAAAAAACTATAATTTTTTTTGAACGTTAAGTTCTCAAATCTGTTTTAATACATATACAACCTGCTATGAGTGAAAAATTAAATGTTTGCGATGAAAAAACGTTTAAACTAATATTTAAAGACCATTTTAAATCTTTACAAAATTTTTTCTACTATAAATACGGCGATTTAGACAAGGCAAAAGATTTAATGCAAGATAGTTTCATCAAATTATGGAATAACTGCAAGGATGTACCTTATGATAAATCAAAAGGTTACCTTTTTATGTTAGCAAGGAATGCTTTTCTCAATGATCTAAAAAGGCAGAAAATGATACGTAAGCATCAAAATAATGCTAATAAGAACCTTCTTTATATAGAATCTCCTGATTATGTCTTAGAGGAAAAAGAATTTCTGGATAAAATAAACCGTGAAATATCTTTATTACCAGATAATCAAAGAAAAGTGTTTTTGTTAAACAGGATAGATGAAAAAACCTATAAAGAAATTGCCGAAATGCTAGATATTTCTGTTAAAACGGTTGAAAAATGGATGCATGATGCTCTAGTTGTATTAAGGAAAAAAATAGGGAAAATATAAGTTGTATATGATTTATAGTGGCCCTTCTCTCCTTTTGTTAAAACAATGTAACCTTACACTGCCTGTGGCATAACTTAATTCTACGGCTTTTTGTTTAAACTTTAAGGTGTAATGTTTAGGTTTACTTCTCATAAATGCTAAGTTAATAACTAGCAAACATATTCTCTCAACTTTGTGTCCGGACCAATGTAGTAATTCCAGCATGAAGAAAAAGCATATTTAATACGTAAACGTGAGACTTTTGAGAATCTAATAAAAAACCAAGTAGGTCTCGATATATTTTCAAAGGTAGAAACACAGATATTTTAATACAAAAAATCAAAAGCATCCGTCCTTTTCTGATGCTTTTTTATATGAGTACATAATGAATACCTATTCAACCATAAAATTTCACCTTTAATATAGGGTATAATGCCTCATAATTGTTTTTATTATAAAGAGGGATTAATCTTTGAGAATAAAAAACATAGCGGTTGCATTTATGTTTTTGAAGACCAAACAAAAAGAGTAAGTATTACTATTAAATTGTATTTTTATGGAAGAAAATATACCTATAACGGCTCCCGGAGGAGAGGGGTCTAGACAATTAAAACCAGAACATATTATAAGTTTCTTTGATCGACATCAGGAATTAGATTCTGAAATTGCATTTATTAAATTAAAATATAGAACACTAGAAGGAAAACTTCTTAAGTTAGAGAAAGAAAATCGAAGTTTATCAGAGGAATTAACTATTAGGGAACAGTTACTCCAGGCCCAATTAAACAATTTAGGAATTAAACAAGCAGGTTCAAGAAAACCGAAAGGTAAATTCATAGAAGATCTACCTGAGTATAGAGACCCAGGACTATTACCCATTGATGGACTATCTCCTAGACCTAAAGATAACAAAGATCAAGTAAAAGGTTTAAAAAACTCTGTAAACACGGAATCAAAAGGTGGTCCAAAAGAAGACTTGCCTGAGAATAAAGAACATATCCCACCCAAAAAACGAATAAAAAGTTTTTGGAGTAGATTAGAACATATACTGATAAGAAGCACTAAAAAACAAAATCCTATTAAACATAGAGATAGAGAGGTAATTCCAAAAGGTAAAGGTGAAAGTTTCAGTCTACAAAATTTATCAAAAACACCTTCACAACAAAAATTAAAAAAACAAAAAGAACAAATAGAAAAAAGAACTCCCAAAAAACTTAGAAAAAATACTATTAGGTAGTACCCTACTAACTATGCGAATTAAAAATATTGATTAACCTTATTGATGTTCTTTACCCTTTTTAAATATCAAAACTGATAAAGAGGTGTGTTCCTTTTCCGGGTGCTGACTTTAGATCTGCCTCTCCTGTAAGAATAGCTACTCTCGAAAGAATATTTTTCCATCCAATACCGCCAACATTGCCTATTTTAGAGGTGTTTATGCCTATTCCATTATCCTTTATAGATAATAATAGCTCATTTTTCTCACAATTTAAAGAGATTACTACTTTGCTAGCCTGTGCATGTTTTATAATATTAGATAAGGCTTCTTGTATAATTCGATATAATGCTATTGTTTGGGTATCCTCTAGTTCTTCGAAATTACCAAAGTCTGAAAATGTAATCTTTAAGTTTTGAGCTACACTCATTTCATCTATCAATTCGCGTATGGCAGGAATGAGACCTAATGTTATTAATGTATTAGGCATGATGTTATGTGAAATATTTCTTAGCTCCTCATACGTTCTATCTATCAAACTTAGCAATTTCTGGAGCTTTTTTTCTTCTTCTTCATTTTCAGTATTCAAATTAGATGCACTTATCATCATGGCAGAAATGGCTTGCCCCAAGCTATCATGAAGATCTTGAGCTATTCGTTTTCTTTCTTTTTCCTCTGCTTCTATAACAGATTTAAAGCGCATGTTTTCTTGTTTAGCTACCAATTTACTTTTATTGGTAAAATGATAGATGAGAATACCACCAATTACAGACAATACCACAATAGATAAGATTAATAAATGAGTGCTATGTTGTTTTTGGGTCTGTATAATTTTTAAGCTTTTTAACTCGTTTTCTTTACTTAAAATTGCGATTTGATTTTCTTTTAGTTTTGTTTCATATTTTACTTTAAATTCTAGCATTTTTATTTGAGAAGAAGCTTTTGTTACAGAATCTGTCCAAAACTTAAATTTTTCATGGTATTCCAAAGATTTTTTATAGTTTCTGGCACCCTTATAAGCTTTATAAGCTTTATAGAAATTGTTACTGTAATAAATATTCTCTATATGGTCATTATTTTGCTTTAGTATTCCAAATCCTTTATTAAGATAATATATTGCTTTAGTGTATTCTTTTTTCAGAATGTATAAATTGGATATACTTTGATAAATTGTTGATAATTGAGAATTGTTTCGATTTATTTTTCCTATATATTCTGCTTTCTTAAAATAATAAATAGCAGAGTTGTATTGCTGCAATCGCATTAGATTGTTTCCAAGATTATTGTATGTGTCAAATTGACCTTTTTGGACATTGTTTTCAATTAAAATTTTAAGTGCTTCTTTACGATATAACAAAGCACTCTTATAATCACCTTTTTGTGCATAACTATTCCCTATTCCATTGGCAGCCTTAGCAAGTATAGGGTAATATCCCATCGAATTACTAATGATGTAAGATTTATCATAGAACTTATAGGCATTGTCTCTGTCGTTATTTATAAAATAGCATCTCCCAATTTCTAACATGAGTTTTGCAAATTCTTTCTTATTTCTTACCGTATCAACATGCTCTAAAGCCTTATCAAAGTAATAAAATGCAGTATCACTTTGTACGGTGGTAGAATAAGAAACTCCTATTTTTCCCAAAATTCTTGCATATGTATTAGAATCGTTTGTTTTTAAACTAAGTTTTTCGCCATGGTGATAAAAGTCTATAGCCTTATATGGTCTGCCATACGCTTCATGAATATCTCCAATGTTCTCGTAAGTTTTGAGAAGTAGCTTTTCGTTTGGGGTCTTTTCAATTAATACCAAAGCTTTATTATAGTAAGACAAAGCCAAATCCAAATCATCTTTAACTTTTGTAGCCTCTGCTTTTTTAATAAAAAAATTAATAGAATCGGTTATATCTTGAGCGGTCAGATCTATTATAGTAATAAATAAAAAAAAGGAGAGTATTATATATTTTGATATTGAACTCATTTAAACTTTTTTAGTTTGATTTTTTTCAGGGCGATTACTATACATGATAGGTAGTTGAACCCTTTCCAGGTCTCAACGGTGGTATCGAACCTGTTGAGCAGTGACCTGAAACTGTCGATCCATACATTGGTGCGTTCCACGGCATATCTCTGGGCATAAAGGTCCTGGTCAGAATATTCGTCCCTGTCATCCACACTGCCGTTACGTTTGTTGAAACATATATTGGCATTGATGCCCCTTCTTGCACAGGCCGATCGAAAATCCTTGGAGTCGAACCCCACATCGGCGTTGAGAAAGAGCCCCTCCGTTTTAAAATGCCGGTCCAACAATCCAGAAATGTGTCCGAACGGCACCATTTGCGATAAAGGTGGTAGACCGATAGCCAGCTCAGGACCTTTTGGGTGAACAGCGAGGCCGTGGGCGGGTACTCCCATTGCACGCCCGTCTTCAACTTGTAGAGTATGGCATTGACGATCTCGAGCAAGGGAGCCGTTGGGGCAAAACCCCTTTTCGGTAAAGATATATGTGGGACCATCTCCAATTCTATGGTATCTTTGTCAAGTACTTTGTACATGGGCTATGGTATTTGCGTGTGGTAACACAAATGTCCGTAGCCCTATCTTTCGATCCAAAAAAAAGTTTAAATCACTTCAAATTAAACTTACTACCACATTACCAAATTATTTTCAACGGCATATCGTATTAATCTAATGACACTTTTTGCGCCAGTCTTCTTAAACATACTTCTTCTATGGCTATCTACCGTAGTTACACTGATAAAAAGCTTACTAGCAATTTCTTTGCTAGAGTATTCTTGACAAATAAGTTGAAGAATTTCTCGTTCTCGATGAGTGAGCTCATGCTTTAATAGAGTTCTACCAGACTTTTTCTTACTAATCAAGTCCATCATAACAGAGGTAATTTCATTACTGTAATACGTACCGCCATGAATTATCTTTTTTACAGCATCAAAGAGTTCAACTTTATTAATTTTTTTTGACAAATAGCCCTCAGTTTCTACCGAGAGAATTTCTTTTACTAATTCACGACCCAGAAACATACTCAATACCAGAACGGGAAGGTTCGGGTTAATCTCTTTTATTTTTTTTATCAACTCGATGCCATTCATTCCTGGCAAATTGATATCGGTTATTACAAGGCCTAAGGATTCATTTTCGAGATACTGCAAAGCTTCTTCCGCACTGGTAACAGTGTTCAAAATTTCGATTTCATCACAATCTTTTAAGATCGAGGTTAATCCATCCAAGAAAACAGGATGATCGTCAACAAGAAGTGTTCTTGTTCTTTGATTAGTTGGGGAAATCATAAGGTTGAGATTTTAACAAGGTTTACGTAACTAATAATAAGAAATCACCCCCCCAATTAGCAGGAGAGGTTTCCTACAAATCTAGGTTAATTTATGCAGCTTTTTTAAATATGTCCATTGGTCTATCATAATCGATTGATTTATGTCTTCTTTCCTTGTTGTAATATTCAAAGTATTCCGCCAATAGCAGGAACAGATCGAGTCCGTTACTTGGTGGGTTCAGGTAGATTTTCTCATACTTTACGCTTCTCCATAAGCGCTCTATAAATGCATTGTCCGTTGCCCTTCCCTTACCGTCCATGGAAAGTTTGATCTCTTTGCCCAATACGGTACTTGGGAATTCATCCGAGGTGAACTGGCTCCCTCTTGGTCCGTGTTTATTATTTCAGGTTTCCCATGCTGCCCAACGGCCTCTTCCAAGGTCTTGGCGCACCATTCGGCCTCCAAGGAATTGGAAACGCTACAATGGACGACGAAGCGACTGTGCAGGTCTATTATCGCCGTAAGGTACATATTATTCTTTTCTCATGGGAATATAGGTAATGTCGGTCGCCCATACTTGGGTGGCCCTGGTTATCTCCAGATTCCTCAACGGATAAGGGTAGGTTTTGTGTTCCTTGTTCCTTTTTGAGGTATGTCTGCAGGGCAATACCGCCCTAAGGTCCATCACACGGTAATAAAGCCGTTCGATACGGTTCTTGCTTACCTTGTCCCTTTGTTATGGGTAAGCCACACGTGTATGCGCTTGGCGCCCTTTTCGGGGTGGTACAGGTAATGCTCGTCCATAGGCCGCATCAGTTCCAGGTTCAGCTCCGTTTCCCCTCCTTGGGCTATAATACAGGCCCGAGCGGTGGATACACAGACTGCGGCACTGTGCCGATATGCTCAGTTTGGAATGGCCCTTGCGTACCATCTTTCTTCTTTCGGCCAAAGGCCTTAGCGCAAGGCGTCCTTTAAAAAATCGTTCTCGACCTTTAACTCCCCGATGGTCTTGAGTAGTTGATCGTTCTTTTTCTCGGCCTCACTACGTTTATCGGTCTTGCCCTTCTCGAAAACCGTTTCCGAACCTACAGGAAATCCCGCTTCCAACCACTGATCTGTATCGGAGGTATTTGGTATTTCTGGGCCAGTTCGGCAAGGCTGTGCCGCTCTTTCAAGGCTTCCAATACTACCTTGGTCTTTAATTTTGATGTGAATTTTCTTCGTGTCATATTCAGTAAATTTAATAATCAAACGTACTGTCCTAGAATTTTGGGTATCTACACACTACAGAGAAATCGGTAACTAGCAAAATATAAATTAAGGGTAAACCACAACACATTATCCTTATTAATCATTACTTAAAAATCGTATTTTATCAGGATATAATTTCTTCAGCCCCTTTATTAATTTTAATTTTATCCTGAAAAAAAATACCATATATCTAATAAGAATAATACTACAATATTATACATGTCAAGATTTGCTTGAAAAAAAATCAAATAGCAACAGTAGTTTGGATAAGACAATTTAGTAGTTAACAGTATGATTGGTCATACTGTTCTACTTATCCATAATACTAGTTTGTAAAAAATTAACCTACTAATGTTTTTTCTTTTTATAGAAAGAACAATTGCAAATTATTATGAGAACAATTTTGTTTTTCTGCTTAACAGCAGCTTTTAGTTTAATCCCCAATAATTTATTTTCTCAAGATGCAAAGATCATAATTAACACTGATAAAAATATACCTGTAGTTCAAGTTTTTGAACTCATCCATGAACAACTAGGTTATAGGTTCATATATAATGATGAATTAATAGACAACACCCCTATACTTGAATTAAAAAAAGGCGAAATTTTAGTAAAGGATTTATTACAAATGATATTAAGCCCTATCAATTGTGATTACAAGTTTACAGAAGATGGAACCATTATTATAAAAAAAATAGTAAGCTCGTTTTCTCTTAAAGGTACAATTGTTGATAACAAAGGAGACCCCATTCCAGGAGCAAATATTGTAGAAGAGGGAACCTCTAACGGGGTACAATCAGACTTTGATGGTAATTTTACTTTACAAGTTTCAGAAGCTACAGCAACTATAATTATTTCGTACTTAGGCTTTATGACTCAAGATGTTGCCATTAACAACAGAAAGACTGTTAATATAACTCTAATAGAAGAAATCTCTAAACTTGATGAAGTATTTGTAACTGCTTTAGGGATAAAAAGAAAAAGAAAGGAATTAGGTTATTCTTTTCAAGAAGTTACAGGAGATGATTTATCCAATAATCCTACACTAAGTATTGCACAGTCTTTATATGGAAAGGTAGCTGGGGTAAATATTTCTCAAACTGCGGCGGGAGTTGGTGCAAGTTCTAGAGTAATCATTAGAGGTAACAACTCTATTAATGGAGACAACCAGCCTTTATATATTGTAGATGGAGTTTATTTGGGAAATTCTGGTATAGGAAGAATAACAGGTGATAAATCTGAAAAGTTTACTTCTGGAATAGATAATGGCGATGGTCTTTCTAGTTTAAATATAGATGATATTGAAAATATATCTGTATTAAAAGGTGGAGCTGCATCTGCTTTATATGGTGAACGAGGTGCTAATGGTGTTATAGTTATTACTACAAAAAAAGGAAAAAATAATTCCTTTAAAATCGATTATAATGCGACAATAACTTTTGATATTGCAGATGCAAAATACGAAAATTATCAAACAGATTACGGTTTTGGATCAAGGGGAATACTACCCAATCCATTAGAGATTAATACTGTGCAAGTAGGCACAACGAATGCTTGGGGTCCTAGATTTGGGACAGGAGATAATTTGGCGCGTATTTTTGATGGGTCTTTTAAACCTTACAGGAACGTTGAAAATAACATTCAAAACTTCTTTAACATAGGCACAACCTATAATAATAATATAAGCTTTTCAGGAGGGTCTGATAATACTACATATAGATTTGGTTATGGTAATCTACAAAACAATGATGTAATACCACTTAGTGGTCTCAAAAGAAACAGTTTTTCCTTGAGAGCGACAACAAACCTTAATAAATTACTTTTAGACGGAAAATTATCCTATATAACTGAGGAAACCAAAAACAGACCAGCTTTAGCTGATGATCCTAATAATATTGGTTTTTCTTTAGCTCGTTTAGCGCCAAACATAGATCAAGCATGGTTACAACATTATCAAGATAATGAAGGTAATTATTTTGAATGGAACGCTGATCCTTTTCGTTTAAACCCTTATTATGTTATTTCTGAAAACAGCAATATTTCGACCAAAAATAGAGTTCTAGGCAATTTTAACTTGAATTACAGCATTACGGATTGGTTAAAAGTCGACACCAAAGCCAGCATTGATAAATTTGATTACAATGTTACAGATTTCGTAAACTCAGGAACCAATCTTCCAGGAAGACAAAATGGAGGGTTGAGAGCACAAGATATTTCTTTTCAGGAATATAATATTGAAGGAACATTGTCTGCTAGTAAGGAATTTGGGAAATATGGGATATCTGTTGCCGTTGGAGCAAATCATCGTAAAACGAAAAGAATTGACGGTGGTTATTTTGCTACCGATATGATACAAAGAGGGATAAACAATTTGTCTAATTTTTCTAAAAAAACGTTAGAAGGAAAAACTAATAAAGAGATCTTGGTTAAATCCATATTTTCATACGTAAGAACTAATTATAGTAATTTACTGTTTTTGGATATAACGGCTCGTAATGATTGGAATTCTACCTTGGCTACTGCCAAGGAACCAACTTCTGATTTAAACAACAATTATTCTTTCTTTTATCCCTCTGTATCGACCAGTTTTGTATTTTCTAATGCACTCGATATGTCTTCAAACATATTAAGTTTTGGTAAAATTAGAGCTTCTTGGGCAAGTACAGGAAAGGCTCCCGAAGAACCCTTTGCAACCACACCTTTTTATACCGTTGGTCCACAGCCTCTTTTAGGCCAACCTTTGGGCTCTGTAGGTAGCGGAGTAATCCCTAATGAAACATTAAAGCCAGAAATATCAAATACCTACGAGATAGGTGTAGACTTATCATTCTTCAAAAATAGATTTGGTATAGATTTTTCTTATTATAAAACAAGGACCAAAAATCAATTAGTTGTATTAAGCATATCACAGACATCAGGATATTTTGGTGCTTGGGAAAATATAGGAATCGTTGAAAACACAGGTATAGAAGGTTTGATTACAGCCGGAATATTTAGAAACCCTAAAGGATTTAATTGGGACATGACATTAAATTTTTCTAAAAACAACAATAAAGTCATACGTCTTAATGAAGATACAAATACGCAGGTAATATCGATAGCAAGATGGGCCGGCGCACAAGTAATCGCCCAAGTAGGAAAAAGTTCATCGGAAATCTATGGGCAACAACTACAAAGATCCCCGGATGGTCAAGTAATTATAGGTGAAAACGGATTACCAAAACTAACAGGAACCTTTGGAAGTTTAGGTAAAGTTACACCGGATTGGATTATGGGAGTAACGAATGAATTTTCATACAAGGGTTTTAACTTAGGAACTAGCTTGGATATGAAATTTGGGGGATATGTATATTCTATGACAAATGCTTATGCCGCAGCTTCTGGCTTATTAGATCAAACGGTTGAAGGAAGGGATGCGTATAATAATTGGGTGCAGCAACAACTAGATGAGGGTTTAACAATCTCACAAATAAGTGCACTCACTCCAGATGCAGGGTATATAGCTGAAGGTGTAGTTGAAGTTATAGATGCCAATGGTGATGTAACCTATCAAGAAAATACCAGACCTGTAAACCCAGAAGATTATTGGAATTCTTTATCTGGAGACAATACGACCCCAGAACCTTTTATCTATGACGCATCCTATATAAAACTAAGGGAATTAAGTATCGGTTATAGTTTTCCTAGTGAGATATTTAATAAAATGAGATTAGATATAGATCAATTAAGGCTATCTTTTATAGGGAGAAACTTATGGACAATATATTCCAATCTACCTAATATTGATCCAGAATCAACATATACAAGTGGAAATGGGCAAGGTTTTGAATATGGATCCCTACCCTATAGAAAATCATATGGTTTTAATATTCAAATAACATTCTAAAAAAATGAAAATGACTATGGAAATTATAAAATATTTGTGCTTTATAGTACTTATTTTAAATACAATGGGGTGTGAAGATGATGATCTTTTTAGAGAAACAAATACAAATCGTGAAGCATTTTCTTCTATAGACCCAAATTTATTATTGACCACAGTACAGGCTTCCCTTTCAGGAGGAAGATTAGAACAATGGAGAGCTAATTTGATCTATGGTGAAGGATTTGTACAACATCTTAGTGGTTCTTTTGCTGTTTCAAACTACGGTGCTTTTTTTAAACATAATGCAGAATATGAAACTGCTCTTTGGCAATCTAATTATGGCAATGGTATTATTAGAAATTTGATCGACATCCAGGAACGAACAAAAAATAACGTTGCTTCAAAAAATATAAATGCAATCTCCAAAATTCTAAAAGTAATGGTTTTTCAAAGATTATCCGATAGCTATGGGGATATACCATATTCTGAAGCAGGCATGGGCTTTTATAAAGGTATTCACTTTCCGAA is from Zobellia galactanivorans and encodes:
- a CDS encoding RNA polymerase sigma factor: MSEKLNVCDEKTFKLIFKDHFKSLQNFFYYKYGDLDKAKDLMQDSFIKLWNNCKDVPYDKSKGYLFMLARNAFLNDLKRQKMIRKHQNNANKNLLYIESPDYVLEEKEFLDKINREISLLPDNQRKVFLLNRIDEKTYKEIAEMLDISVKTVEKWMHDALVVLRKKIGKI
- a CDS encoding tetratricopeptide repeat-containing sensor histidine kinase, translated to MSSISKYIILSFFLFITIIDLTAQDITDSINFFIKKAEATKVKDDLDLALSYYNKALVLIEKTPNEKLLLKTYENIGDIHEAYGRPYKAIDFYHHGEKLSLKTNDSNTYARILGKIGVSYSTTVQSDTAFYYFDKALEHVDTVRNKKEFAKLMLEIGRCYFINNDRDNAYKFYDKSYIISNSMGYYPILAKAANGIGNSYAQKGDYKSALLYRKEALKILIENNVQKGQFDTYNNLGNNLMRLQQYNSAIYYFKKAEYIGKINRNNSQLSTIYQSISNLYILKKEYTKAIYYLNKGFGILKQNNDHIENIYYSNNFYKAYKAYKGARNYKKSLEYHEKFKFWTDSVTKASSQIKMLEFKVKYETKLKENQIAILSKENELKSLKIIQTQKQHSTHLLILSIVVLSVIGGILIYHFTNKSKLVAKQENMRFKSVIEAEEKERKRIAQDLHDSLGQAISAMMISASNLNTENEEEEKKLQKLLSLIDRTYEELRNISHNIMPNTLITLGLIPAIRELIDEMSVAQNLKITFSDFGNFEELEDTQTIALYRIIQEALSNIIKHAQASKVVISLNCEKNELLLSIKDNGIGINTSKIGNVGGIGWKNILSRVAILTGEADLKSAPGKGTHLFISFDI
- a CDS encoding response regulator transcription factor, with the protein product MISPTNQRTRTLLVDDHPVFLDGLTSILKDCDEIEILNTVTSAEEALQYLENESLGLVITDINLPGMNGIELIKKIKEINPNLPVLVLSMFLGRELVKEILSVETEGYLSKKINKVELFDAVKKIIHGGTYYSNEITSVMMDLISKKKSGRTLLKHELTHREREILQLICQEYSSKEIASKLFISVTTVDSHRRSMFKKTGAKSVIRLIRYAVENNLVMW
- a CDS encoding integrase core domain-containing protein, translated to MGKEIKLSMDGKGRATDNAFIERLWRSVKYEKIYLNPPSNGLDLFLLLAEYFEYYNKERRHKSIDYDRPMDIFKKAA
- a CDS encoding DDE-type integrase/transposase/recombinase — encoded protein: MYLTAIIDLHSRFVVHCSVSNSLEAEWCAKTLEEAVGQHGKPEIINTDQEGASSPRMNSQVPYWAKRSNFPWTVREGQRTMHL
- a CDS encoding transposase, with amino-acid sequence MTRRKFTSKLKTKVVLEALKERHSLAELAQKYQIPPIQISGWKRDFL
- a CDS encoding SusC/RagA family TonB-linked outer membrane protein, which codes for MRTILFFCLTAAFSLIPNNLFSQDAKIIINTDKNIPVVQVFELIHEQLGYRFIYNDELIDNTPILELKKGEILVKDLLQMILSPINCDYKFTEDGTIIIKKIVSSFSLKGTIVDNKGDPIPGANIVEEGTSNGVQSDFDGNFTLQVSEATATIIISYLGFMTQDVAINNRKTVNITLIEEISKLDEVFVTALGIKRKRKELGYSFQEVTGDDLSNNPTLSIAQSLYGKVAGVNISQTAAGVGASSRVIIRGNNSINGDNQPLYIVDGVYLGNSGIGRITGDKSEKFTSGIDNGDGLSSLNIDDIENISVLKGGAASALYGERGANGVIVITTKKGKNNSFKIDYNATITFDIADAKYENYQTDYGFGSRGILPNPLEINTVQVGTTNAWGPRFGTGDNLARIFDGSFKPYRNVENNIQNFFNIGTTYNNNISFSGGSDNTTYRFGYGNLQNNDVIPLSGLKRNSFSLRATTNLNKLLLDGKLSYITEETKNRPALADDPNNIGFSLARLAPNIDQAWLQHYQDNEGNYFEWNADPFRLNPYYVISENSNISTKNRVLGNFNLNYSITDWLKVDTKASIDKFDYNVTDFVNSGTNLPGRQNGGLRAQDISFQEYNIEGTLSASKEFGKYGISVAVGANHRKTKRIDGGYFATDMIQRGINNLSNFSKKTLEGKTNKEILVKSIFSYVRTNYSNLLFLDITARNDWNSTLATAKEPTSDLNNNYSFFYPSVSTSFVFSNALDMSSNILSFGKIRASWASTGKAPEEPFATTPFYTVGPQPLLGQPLGSVGSGVIPNETLKPEISNTYEIGVDLSFFKNRFGIDFSYYKTRTKNQLVVLSISQTSGYFGAWENIGIVENTGIEGLITAGIFRNPKGFNWDMTLNFSKNNNKVIRLNEDTNTQVISIARWAGAQVIAQVGKSSSEIYGQQLQRSPDGQVIIGENGLPKLTGTFGSLGKVTPDWIMGVTNEFSYKGFNLGTSLDMKFGGYVYSMTNAYAAASGLLDQTVEGRDAYNNWVQQQLDEGLTISQISALTPDAGYIAEGVVEVIDANGDVTYQENTRPVNPEDYWNSLSGDNTTPEPFIYDASYIKLRELSIGYSFPSEIFNKMRLDIDQLRLSFIGRNLWTIYSNLPNIDPESTYTSGNGQGFEYGSLPYRKSYGFNIQITF